In Acidisarcina polymorpha, the DNA window TCGGTAAGCGCCATGCGAAAACGCACGTATGCGTTGGTATGACTGTCCGCCACGTGGTGGACTAGCTGGCGGACAGTCCAACCGCCATCGCGGTACGGCGTCTCCAGTTGAGAATCGGACAGATTACCAACTGCGTCCTGCAACCTGGCAGGCAACGCTTCGAGTACGGCGATGGCTTCGGTCCGCTCTTCATCGGTTCGGTTGCTGCTCGCTTCGTACGCGCCGATTGGGTACCGAAGCTTGAAATCAGATGCGTCCAGCGCAGGAGTTCCACTCATGCGCTGGACAATACCACATTCTCTTTCTGGATATTTATGGTTTTTGGGGAGGCTCGCCAAAAACCAATCTTAGGCTTTCTCTAGGAGTGATGAGGCTCTAGGAGTGATGAGGCGCATGGTGATGATGACGGCGATGGCGACGATGATGGTGGGTCTGAGCAAAAACCGGTGCTGCGAAGATCAGGAGCAGGGAGAGAGCCAAAAACTTTTTCATAGCGCTAAGAATATCAATTGTCGAGGCCGCTCACCTGTGCAAGAGTTGGCGGCGCCATCCAAGCCGCCGCCCTCCTCCAGCATGACTGATGCCGGGGAAGCTAATGGGCTGAGCCTTCGTCGAAAATGACGAAGGCGGAGGGACCAACAAGAGCCGTGTGAGGTGGGAATTGCCGGCGTCGCTTTGCTCCAGCAAAGCAATCGCCCCCGGCCAGCGCAAGGAGTCTAACAGGCGCAAGGAAGAGATCAATACGCCCAAAGTTGTAGTCCTGAAGGGGCTACACTCGGCCTGAACACGATTTGGGCTGCCTACTTGGGACCCGCCGCCTGGGATCGCCTACAATCGAATTGTCGCCCCGTTCATCTAATTTTCAGAGGGATTTCATGTCCACAACCGTATCGACGCCTGCCAGTCATGCCGAATCCGCAAACAAACGCTACTTCTTTGACAAATTTGGCCTGACGGAACGCCTTCTGGAGCGTTGCCTCGGCGAAGCACTCTCCGCCGGAGGCGACTACGCCGATCTCTACTTCGAATCGATCGCGTCGACTTCGATCGGGGTGGACGAGTCGCTGGTGAAATCCGCGAGCCAAGGAGTAAGTGCAGGATGCGGCATCCGCGTGATCTCCGGTGAGCGCACCGGCTATGCCTACACTGACGACCTTTCTTCGGAACGGCTGCTACGCGCTGCCCGCACCGCATCATTGATCGCCAATGGTCCGACGAAGGAATTGGTCACAGGATTTAACGCGAATGAGAGCCAGAGACCAAGCCTGTATCCCATTCCGGCGGCGGACTCTGACGCATCGCTCGCCGCCAAGCTTTCGCTGGTGATGCGGGCCGACAAAGCCGCTCGCGCTTTCGATGCCCGGATTGTCCAGGTGCGAGCCAGCTACTCCGACGAGCTTCGCCGGATCCTAATTGCGGCCTCTGATGGCACCTTCGCCTCGGACACCCAGCCCTTGGCGCGATTGAATGTTTTTGTGATCGCGAAAGACGGCGCGCGGAACTCCAAGGGTACTTCCGGTGGTGGAGGCCGAGTTGAGCTCGACTTTTTTGAGGACACCAAATCGCCGGAGCACTTCGCCAACGAAGCAGCCAGGCAAGCCATCCTCCAGCTCAACGCAGTAGCTGCTCCTGCTGGCGAAATGGAGGTCGTCCTGGGGCCCGGCTGGCCTGGCGTCTTGCTTCATGAAGCAGTTGGCCACGGCCTCGAAGCCGACTTCAACCGCAAGAAAACCTCCGCATTTGCCGGCTTAATCGGCCAGAGTGTCGCCAGTTCGAAGGTCACGGTAGTCGACAACGGGACCATGCCCTCCCGTCGCGGCTCATTGAATGTCGACGACGAGGGCGCAGCCACCCAGGAGACAGTGCTGATCGAAAATGGTGTCCTTAAAGGCTACCTTAGCGATAAGCTCTCCGCGCGATTGATGGGCATCGCCTCGACTGGCAGCGGACGCCGAGAGAGCTATCAGCACATCCCCATGCCGCGCATGACCAACACCTACATGCTCAATGGCGAAGACGTTCCCGAAGATATTATCCGCAGCGTGAAGCGCGGGCTCTATGCGGTTAACTTCGGTGGCGGTCAGGTAGACATTACCAGCGGAAAATTTGTCTTCTCCGCGTCCGAAGCTTATCTGATCGAAGACGGCAAAATTACTGCTCCGGTGCGCGACGCAACGCTGATTGGTAACGGGCCGGAGGCGTTGAAATATGTCTCGATGGTCGGCAACGACCTGGCACTGGACGAAGGAATCGGCACCTGCGGCAAGGATGGTCAGAGTGTTCCGGTCGGGGTAGGCATGCCCACCATCAAGCTCGATCGGATGACCGTCGGAGGCACAGGAAACTAAGCCTTCGAACAGGTTCGTCTTCTGCCCTTGTTTATCTCCTTAGGTGGAAGCGTAGGCATGGGTATATTCGCCTTCTTCTTTCGGCGACTTCCAACGGCAAGCCGGTTCCGGTCCCTTCTAGCGCCCTTGGCGCCTGATCACCGCTCGATGACCTCCGCTTCATCTTGCCGTCTTATACTGAGAACGGCCCGACATCCCTCCATGGAGTCAGCAGCAATGATCACTCCTTTTCGAGTGTCCGTCTTGGTGCTGTCTGCGAGCTTCGCTTCTCCAGGGCACGCTCAGACGCTCCAGCCTCGGCCGCAAACTCCACCAGTCTCCGCTTCACAGAGCGATAAAGCCTCCCAGATCAAAGTCCAGGCGCCCGTGCTCTCGGCAGGCACGAGCCTCCAGGTTGAACTGCCTCGCTCCCTGCCTATGAAGAAGGGAGAACCGGTCGCAGCCACACTCCTCTACCCGCTCTATGTCGACGGAAGAATGGTGTTGCCCAAGGGCACGCCCGTTCACGGGGAAGTGACCTACCTGAATCCGGACCGGTCGATGCGCAACCACGCGCGTCTGCACGGGGATTTCACCCCATTTCATCAGCCGGAGGTGCGTTTTGACGACCTGGTTCTTTCCAATGGATCCAAGCTAACCATCGACGCCCCTGTAATCAGTAACGGTGCTCCCGTACTTGAGCTGTCAACTCCCGGAGTGCAGCCGCACCGATCGATCTTCGCTCGCGGATGGAGCGAGGCCAAGACACGTGCGAGGCAGCCGATCGACTTTTTTATTCAGCCGGGATTCGGTGACCGCGCAAAGCAGGTACTCTACCACCAACTGCCGTATCACCCAGAACAGATCCCCGCTCATACCGCGTGGACCTTCGAGCTGGCCCATCCGTTGACGCTCCCGGATGAGAACCTGGCGGCCTCAAATCAGCCGAACCCAGCCTGGCCGGCGGCAAGCAGTGCTGCCTCCGAAGTATGGTCCGTTCACGCGCTGCTCAAAGATCCAATCAGTTCAGCGACTTCGAAGGTCGGCGAGCCAGTGAAGGCGCTCGTCGTAGAACCGGTAGTCGATCGCAATCGGCAGATCGTTGTGCCTCAAGGTTCTATGTTGATCGGCAGAGTGAGCGTTGCGAAACCTGCGCAATCTTTAGGACGCAACGGCAAGCTTCGTTTCACCTTCCAGCAGATTCAATTCCCTCAAGGAGCGAATCGTTCCGTCGAAAGCTCGCTTGCCGGCGCGACCACCGACCAGCGTCAGGACCTTTCGATTGACGCCGAAGGGACCATCACCCCAAAGAGCAAAGCAAGTGTCGTGGTGCCGCTGGCGTTGACGTTCCTCGCAGGCCGGGCGCTTGATGACGACGGCAACCAGACTTTTCAGGCTGGTGTCGCCTCGAACGGATTCGGCATCATTGGCAGAATCGTAGGAACAGCAGCAGGCTCCCGCGAGCTTGCTGCTGGCATTGGGTATTATGCGGCCGCGCTGTCCATTTATGAAAACTGGCTGACTCCCGGGCGAGATGTCACCTTCCCGCTCGATACTCGAATTGAGATCCAGACCTCTCCCCTCCGAGCGCCCGTGCTGAAGAGCGCAAATACTTCGAACTAAACTTCAGCAACCGAGTCAGCGGTGGTTCAGCGGAATCGCGACCTCAAGTCGTGAGCAGACGGTTGCACAAGGATCCCGCACGCTGTTGTGTATCGGAATAGTTTTACTAGCGGAATTGCTTGATGTACGATCGACGTTGCTTGCGCGCAAAATGCCTTCCATCGAAGAGCTTCTTGGTCGGGCCGCGAGCCTATTCTGTGCCCCTGCGAGGAGCCTAGTCCTGATGAGAGAAGTCAGTTGGTGTTTGCATCAGGTTTTCAGACTGTTCACTGCGGTTTGCCTCACCGCCTTGATCGCCTCTTCCGCTGCCATGGCCGACGACCAGCCATGGAAAGCCAGCTGGATCACGCATCCGACCGCTCCATTGCGCGAGCCGCTCGTGCTCCACTTTCGTCGCGCTCTACAACTTGATAGAAAGCCTTCGCAATATGTTGTGCATGTCAGCGCGGACAATCGTTTCATCCTTTACGTGAATGGGCATCGAGTTGGGGATGGTCCCGCACGCGGGGATCTCGCCCATTGGCGCTATGAAACGTTCGATCTTGCACCCTATTTGAATGCTGGAATGAATTCTGTAACCGCCACGATATGGAACTTTGGGATCTACGCGCCGGTCGCTCAAATTACCGATCGCGCTGCCTTCCTCGTACACGGGGGCGGCCCTCTCGAAGCGGCGATTGATACCCCCAACGAATGGATGGTCGAGGTCGAACCCGGGCAGATCGCCGTTCCGCGAAGGCCGGAGGGTTTCGATGCTTATATGGCAAATGGACCGGGGGAAGAACTCGATGCAGAAAAGTACGACTGGCATTGGAATGATCCCAAGGTCACTGGCGGCGCATGGGTCGCTGCCGTCTCGCCTATGCGGGAAAACATCTACTCCTCCGCAGCGCGTGCAGGGCTATCCGGCGAAACCTTCGATAACTACTGGCAACTTATCCCCGATGCTCTTCCACATATGGCCTATGAGCCGACCGAGGCAGGGAAGGTGGTACGTTCGGACGATGCCGGGGCCAATAAATTCCCTGCACATGCCGTCAGCATCGCGGCCCACCGTCATGTCCATCTACTTCTCGATAGAAAGACGCTGACTACCGGCTACCCGGAACTTACAGTGTCTGGCGGGAAGGGAGCTAGCATTCAGCTTACTTACTCCGAAGCCCTCTATGACGAGAAGCAGCAGAAGGGAGACCGAGATGAAGTCGCGAACCGCAAGGCGGAAGGATTTCACGATCGCTTTCTTCCCGATGGAGGAGACCATCGAACCTTTGAACCGCTATGGTGGAGGACTTGGAGATATCTCGACCTTGACATCCAGACTGGCGATACAGCATTGACACTGGATGCTCTCAAGGCCGAATTTACCGCGTATCCATTCGAAGAGCGGGCCTCCTTTGAAGGAAAGAATGCGGAGGGGAAAGATCCCGACCTGGCGCCTATATGGGAGATCAGCTGGAGGACGGCCCGGCTCGACGCGCACGAAACCTACATGGATACTCCTTACTATGAGCAGCTTCAATACATAGGAGATACTCGCATCCAGGCACTTATCTCGTATGCTGTAGCCGGCGACGATCGTCTTGCCAGGCAGGCGCTGGCGGCCTTCGATAACTCGCGAATACCAGCGGGTATAACTCAGAGCCGCTATCCTACTTCGCAGCCGCAGATGATCCCGACCTTCTCGCTTCTATGGATCGGCATGTTACATGACTACTGGATGTATCGTCCTGATCCCGCTCCAGTGAAAGAACATTTGCCGGGTACGCGCACAGTACTCGATTGGTTCTCAGGCTATGAGCAGCCAGACGGACTATTGAAGGAACTTCCCTGGTGGAGCTTCGTCGATTGGGTCGTCGGTGGCAAGCTGCCCAATTACAGCGCCAATGGTGAATCCTGCACCACCACCCTCGAATACCTCGGAGCGCTGCGGGATGCCGCCGACCTCGAACGCGCAATAGGCGACCCAGACAGGGCAGAGCGTGATGCTAGCCGCGCCCAGCATGTGCGCACCGGCCTCTATGAAAAATGCTGGGACACTCATCGCAAGCTACTAGCGGACAATCCGGATCGAAAGAACTTTAGTCAGCAGACTAATGTCCTTGGCGTGCTCTTCGATGTCATTCCCCGAGAGGAGCAGCAGAGTGTTTTAAGGCAGATGATGAACATTGAGCCCGGCACTTCGCCGGCCGGCGTGCTCGGCTCTTCTTACTACTTTCGCTTCTATCTTGCCCGGGCGCTCGATCACGCTGGCATGGCAGATGACTATCTGGCGAGTCTGAAGCCATGGCGGGACTTGCTGCCGCTGCATTTCAGCACCTGGCCGGAGACGCCGGGCGATAGCCGATCGGATTCCCATGCATGGAGTGCGCATCCAGCGTATGACATGCTCACGCTCGTAGCAGGAATCCAACCGTCTTCTCCTGGTTTTGCATCGGTGAGGATTTCGCCAACCTTCGGGGAACTCACCACGATCTCGGCGAAGTTCCCCCATCCGCAAGGGATGATCAGCGTTCATTATGAGCGCAACGGGCAGGCGTTAACCGGGACCGTCACTCTGCCGCCAAATCTGAATGGATCCTTCGTCTGGCACGGCAGAGAACAGGCCCTGCATGCGGGTGCGAACCAGATCAAGGCCGATTAAGAGATATGCAACTTGCGCTCAGGGGTTTTGCCTGGAGACCCCTGCAGATCGGTCAGAACAGGGTGCCCTCCCAAGACACTCAGTCATCCTGCAGGGAACGTGTATTCGCAGCAAAAAAGCCGCTTCGTCGTATCATAGAAGTTGTATGGCTTTTCCCATCAAAGTATGCGCAATCTGCTCCGAAGAGTTTGAACTGAAGCCGGATAAGCCCGGATTTGCCAACCGCTGTCCCGAGTGCAGTGCCGCCGACGAGACAGGCAGCGCTGCCACGAAACAGCGCATGGATGCCGACGAACGAAAGGCTACGGCAGAAGCGAATGAGGCCAGAAGACAGGCAATTCGCGAGCTCCTTTACCGCAAAGACAGCTAGAAGCTCATGGACTCTTTGAGAAGGCGGTTCCGCGACCGGCTCTGGGCTGTCGGCGAATAAACGCTGTCTGCAAGCGTGACTTTCAGTTCTCGCTTGGTGAAGTCATTTTGGTATGCATCGGCTGAAGCTGATCCGAACCCCATTCTGCCGTCTAGTTCGTTGAACTCTATCGGGGTCGACGCCTGGCTCGAGCCCGTTGATACGCAGCAAAGGCTTGTCATTCCCAGAAAAAAAACTAAGGTACCGTGTCTCCAGGAAATGGAACACAACGAAAAGTGGTAGAAGCCCCATCCACTCACCAGCGGAGTAGCCAATGCTTAGCGTTATCAACATGTCAGCATCTGAACTAACCAGCAGCATGACCCCTCAACTGAGGGAGTTAATGAACATTCACACTCGGATGCAGCAATCGGTAGCAGAGCCTGAAAAGCTATCCGCGCTCATAAAGGATGCAGACGAATCCTTGAGAGCGGCACTAGAGATGATGTTACAGCATCGAAAGCAGCAAGAACCCGCAAGCGTAGAGAAGATTAGCTGCCCCCAGAAAATTGATTTAGAGGCAAGTCGTCTGGCTAGAGTTAAGAAAATCTGTCTTCGATTGCCTCGTGTGCAGGTGAAAATTACTGGAAAGCACGCCGCCTTTCTCGTTGACGGAAAAACATTTGCCTACTATCTCTCTGATTATCAGGGCGACGGAATCATCGGCGTGTGTTGCAGGACACGCTCTGGAGAGGCACCAGAGTTCAGGGGAAAGGTTGCTTCGCAATGGTTCACTCCTGCGAACCCTTCTCTGAAAGGCTGGACTGGTCTGCGCCTGGATCGTATGGCGTTGGATTGGGGCGAGGTCTCCGATCTCATTCGTGGTAGCTACTTCCGGTCGGCCCTCCTGGCGGTCTGATCTGCTTACATCTCGCAGTGGTCGGACTTGACCTAACAGTCACGACCACTGCGGAGCTTGCTCTGCTTTGGTTCGTGACCAGTCTTCCAATGCTCGCGAAGATTCGATTTCCCACGTCTTCTGACTATCTGCCGATCAGTTGAGCGGAGTTGGCTCGGGCAAAGGGAACACACAAGACAATACACACATTCTGTGGCATTGAACCGTGAACTCGTAAGGTCGTATCGCTAACTTGATGCTTTGATTCAATGATGATCATGTCACTCAGGTTTCTAGTTACCTAAGTGTTAATCCAGAAACAATAGCATTTACTAAGAAAAGTATTTGGCGGAATGTTGCTCAGGCCTAGGCGCCTAAATCAGGAGATATGCTAATGATGAGCATCACACCCCATCCGCAAGGCCCAAGAAGATTACCAATTACGAAGACGGTTGTTCGTATTGCTGGCGCAGTTCTTCTTGTTGCTTCCTCTAATATGCTGACCGCCCAGGTCGCACCGTCGTTGGGCGAAGCGCAAAGATTCGCGGTCCTGGCCGGTTCGACCGTAACAAACACCGGCGCCAGTGTGCTGGATGGAGATCTAGGTGTTTCCCCGGGCAAGGCGGTGACGGGCTTTCCTCCGGGAACTCTGGCGCGAGGTGCGATCCATGCTGCCGATGCAATGGCTGCTCAGGCCCAGACCGATACAACCACGGCCTATAACAACCTGGCAGCCGAAGCTTGCACTACTTCGTACGGCATCCCCACCGAACTCGGAGGGAAAACCCTCACTCCGGGTGTTTATTGCCTGGCAACATCAGGTACGGTGACCGGTACACTTACTCTCGATGCAGGCGGAAACCCCAATGCGGTCTGGGTTTTTAAAGTAGGAAGCACCGTGACAACGGCCGCCAGCTCCTCGGTCAATCTGATCAACAGTGCTCAGCAGCACAACGTCTTCTGGCAGGTGGGTAGTTCGGTGACATTAGGAACTGGATCAAAGTTCCAAGGCGAGGTATTAGCGCTCACCAGCATATCCTTTAACTCTGGAGCGAGCCTGTTAGGCCGGGCCTTGGCTCGGAATGGCGCAGTCACCTTGAATGACAACGCGGTGTCTTTCTGCGTCTGCATAGAACCCTACGATGCTATCGCCTCAAAGGTAGTGAAGACGATCACGGTAGCTCCCACGGTCAACAGCGTGAAGGGATCCGTATTTGGCGCAACGCTATCTCCGGACGCCAAGAGCATCTGGGTGGCGGGATACAACGGCACCACCAATCCTGGCTTTGTCTCTTTGGTAGATATCGAGAGCCAAGCTGTCACCAGCAAGATAGGCGTTGGAGCCGGTCCGGCCGATATTGCTTTCAGCGCGCCTGGTGGACGTGCATTTGTGACCAACCGTTACGGAGCGAGCGTATCGATGGTTCAGGTTTCGCCTCTGGTACTCAAACAGACGCTCGATCTGAGTCACGTACCGCTGCAGCTTCCCTTCGGCATCGTCGATGCTAATTCGCACATACTCATTACGACCATGGGGAACGATGGCCTGGTAGCGGATGTTGCCTCGAGCTCGCCCCTCACCATCCACGGAAGCATCGCCATACCTGGTCAGAGCGGGCGCCCAGCGACTCTTCCCGCGAATGGCACATACTATCCTGGCAAGGTAGCTATCCCTGTCTTTGTCTCCACTTCCAATCAAGGCACAGGTTATCCATCGCTAGTCATCGTGGACCCCACACAGGACAGCATTGTTGCCCGTGTCTCCTTAACATCGAGCGGCGCAGCGCCAGAGGCTGTAGTAGTCAGTCCCGACGGCAAGTACGCCTACGTGTCCTTGTTCGATTCCACCGGAG includes these proteins:
- a CDS encoding YfiT family bacillithiol transferase, encoding MSGTPALDASDFKLRYPIGAYEASSNRTDEERTEAIAVLEALPARLQDAVGNLSDSQLETPYRDGGWTVRQLVHHVADSHTNAYVRFRMALTESWPTIKPYDEARWAELSDARSLPVHVSLALLDSLHQRWVFLLRSLDAESWKHGYVHPEMGRESLDQVVAHYSWHSRHHTAHVLELKKRLGW
- the tldD gene encoding metalloprotease TldD, whose amino-acid sequence is MSTTVSTPASHAESANKRYFFDKFGLTERLLERCLGEALSAGGDYADLYFESIASTSIGVDESLVKSASQGVSAGCGIRVISGERTGYAYTDDLSSERLLRAARTASLIANGPTKELVTGFNANESQRPSLYPIPAADSDASLAAKLSLVMRADKAARAFDARIVQVRASYSDELRRILIAASDGTFASDTQPLARLNVFVIAKDGARNSKGTSGGGGRVELDFFEDTKSPEHFANEAARQAILQLNAVAAPAGEMEVVLGPGWPGVLLHEAVGHGLEADFNRKKTSAFAGLIGQSVASSKVTVVDNGTMPSRRGSLNVDDEGAATQETVLIENGVLKGYLSDKLSARLMGIASTGSGRRESYQHIPMPRMTNTYMLNGEDVPEDIIRSVKRGLYAVNFGGGQVDITSGKFVFSASEAYLIEDGKITAPVRDATLIGNGPEALKYVSMVGNDLALDEGIGTCGKDGQSVPVGVGMPTIKLDRMTVGGTGN
- a CDS encoding alpha-L-rhamnosidase C-terminal domain-containing protein, encoding MREVSWCLHQVFRLFTAVCLTALIASSAAMADDQPWKASWITHPTAPLREPLVLHFRRALQLDRKPSQYVVHVSADNRFILYVNGHRVGDGPARGDLAHWRYETFDLAPYLNAGMNSVTATIWNFGIYAPVAQITDRAAFLVHGGGPLEAAIDTPNEWMVEVEPGQIAVPRRPEGFDAYMANGPGEELDAEKYDWHWNDPKVTGGAWVAAVSPMRENIYSSAARAGLSGETFDNYWQLIPDALPHMAYEPTEAGKVVRSDDAGANKFPAHAVSIAAHRHVHLLLDRKTLTTGYPELTVSGGKGASIQLTYSEALYDEKQQKGDRDEVANRKAEGFHDRFLPDGGDHRTFEPLWWRTWRYLDLDIQTGDTALTLDALKAEFTAYPFEERASFEGKNAEGKDPDLAPIWEISWRTARLDAHETYMDTPYYEQLQYIGDTRIQALISYAVAGDDRLARQALAAFDNSRIPAGITQSRYPTSQPQMIPTFSLLWIGMLHDYWMYRPDPAPVKEHLPGTRTVLDWFSGYEQPDGLLKELPWWSFVDWVVGGKLPNYSANGESCTTTLEYLGALRDAADLERAIGDPDRAERDASRAQHVRTGLYEKCWDTHRKLLADNPDRKNFSQQTNVLGVLFDVIPREEQQSVLRQMMNIEPGTSPAGVLGSSYYFRFYLARALDHAGMADDYLASLKPWRDLLPLHFSTWPETPGDSRSDSHAWSAHPAYDMLTLVAGIQPSSPGFASVRISPTFGELTTISAKFPHPQGMISVHYERNGQALTGTVTLPPNLNGSFVWHGREQALHAGANQIKAD
- a CDS encoding MmcQ/YjbR family DNA-binding protein — protein: MLSVINMSASELTSSMTPQLRELMNIHTRMQQSVAEPEKLSALIKDADESLRAALEMMLQHRKQQEPASVEKISCPQKIDLEASRLARVKKICLRLPRVQVKITGKHAAFLVDGKTFAYYLSDYQGDGIIGVCCRTRSGEAPEFRGKVASQWFTPANPSLKGWTGLRLDRMALDWGEVSDLIRGSYFRSALLAV
- a CDS encoding ice-binding family protein; amino-acid sequence: MMSITPHPQGPRRLPITKTVVRIAGAVLLVASSNMLTAQVAPSLGEAQRFAVLAGSTVTNTGASVLDGDLGVSPGKAVTGFPPGTLARGAIHAADAMAAQAQTDTTTAYNNLAAEACTTSYGIPTELGGKTLTPGVYCLATSGTVTGTLTLDAGGNPNAVWVFKVGSTVTTAASSSVNLINSAQQHNVFWQVGSSVTLGTGSKFQGEVLALTSISFNSGASLLGRALARNGAVTLNDNAVSFCVCIEPYDAIASKVVKTITVAPTVNSVKGSVFGATLSPDAKSIWVAGYNGTTNPGFVSLVDIESQAVTSKIGVGAGPADIAFSAPGGRAFVTNRYGASVSMVQVSPLVLKQTLDLSHVPLQLPFGIVDANSHILITTMGNDGLVADVASSSPLTIHGSIAIPGQSGRPATLPANGTYYPGKVAIPVFVSTSNQGTGYPSLVIVDPTQDSIVARVSLTSSGAAPEAVVVSPDGKYAYVSLFDSTGAAGGVWVVSLENLSTKTVIITCDAANYGEAMSADGKYLLVAGFLENQVALIDTETDSVDTIIKGGHNPNAIALTKDNSEAFFTNQGDGTVTVVSFVPSL